In the genome of Streptomyces lydicus, the window GCGGGATGCGCGGCATGAAAGGCGCGCAGAAAGTCTTCCCGTTCCATCGCCATCGTCATGACGCCGACCCTAGGAGCCGGCGCCCCCGCGTCCTGCCGGATCTGCCGAATCCGGCCAGATCCGGCAGGTCCCTCACACCCCTCGGCCCTGTCAGCCGTCGGACGGTCGCTCCTGGAGCGCCCAGCCGTTGCCGTCCGGGTCGCTGAAGTAGACGAACGAGTTCCACGCACCGCCGGGGCCGTCGGCCATCGCCCCGCCCTCCACATGCTGTACGGGACCGGCCGCCACGCCCCGTTCGACCAGTTGCGCACGGGCCGCGGCGATATCGGAGACCACCAGCTGGAGCCCCTGCACGGAACCGGGCTCCCCCTCCGCGACCCCGTCGCCCGCGCCGATCACGATCGAGCAGCCCGACCCCGGCGGCGTCAGCTGCACGACGCGCACCGCGTCACCGACGCACATGTCGTGATCGACGGCAAAGCCCAGCTGCTCGCCGTAGAAATGCTTGGCCCGCTCCACATCGGCAACCGGAATCGGCACCAGCTCAAGCTTCCAATCCATGGCGCGCCACCCTTCCGTACGGCCAACGGCCCGGAACAGCGACCGCCGACACCGGCCCCCTCACGCTCCAAAAAGTCTAGGGAGGGAGAGCCGGAAACGCGTCGGCATTGACGGAGTGAGTACTCACTCCGTACCTTGGAGGTCATGACCACGCCTCCTTCCCGTCGACGTGCCCCCGGCATGAGCGTCGAGCAGCGCCGGGCCATGATCGTGGCCGCCGCACTGCCGCTCGTGGCGGAGTACGGTGCCGCCGTCACCACCGGCCAGATCGCCCGCGCCGCCGGCATCGGTGAGGCCACGATCTTCCGGGCCTTCAAGGACAAGGACGAGGTGCTGGACGCCTGTGTCGCCGAGGCGATCGGCACGGACCACGTCCTGCGCGAGCTCGCCTCGGTCTCCCTGGACGAGCCGCTCGCGGTACGGCTGACCGAAGCCGCCGAGGCGCTGCGCGCGCACATGGAACGGATGGGCACCGTCATCGGCGCGCTCCACGCTTCCGGCCACCGCCGCGGCCGTGAGCCCGGCCCCGGCGCCCGGGACGGCGACCGTCCACCGCGGGACGGCCGGACCGAATCCGCCCTCGCCCTGCGCAATGCGGTCGTCGAACTACTCGAACCCGACCGGGACGCCTTTCGCCTGAGCGCCGAGAAGGTCGCCTCCGCATTTCTGGGGCTGCTCTTCACCCGGCTGCAGACGCCGATGCCGGAGGCCGATGCCCCGCTCACTCCCGACGAGCTCATCGACGTACTGCTGCACGGCACCCTCCACCACTCCGGGAGAGCCTGATGACCGTGACCCTCAACCACACCATCGTTCCCACCGCCGACCACCGCGCGGCCGCCCACTTCTTCGCGTCGGTCATGGGTCTGCCGGAACTGCCGCCGGCCGGCCGGCAGGGGCACTTCGCCCCGGTCCGGGTGAACGAAACGCTCACCCTCGACTTCATGACCGTCCCGGGCGCCGATGGCCATCACCTCGCCTTCGACGTCGATCCCGAGACCTTCGACGGAATCCTCACCCGCCTCCAGGCCGCCGGCATTCCCTACGGCAATAACCCCGCCGCGCCGGACAACGGCCGTACCGACCATCAACTGTGCGCCCGCGCCCTGTACTTCCGCGATGGCTCCCACAACCTCTATGAGGTCATGTCGCGGGACGAGGGCTAGTCGCGGGACGAGCTTGTCGTGGGAGGCGCTCGCCGTGGGAGGCGCTCGCCGTGGGACCGAGTGGACGCCTTCCGGGGGAGGCCAAGGCCACCGCATGAGGCCGCCACAAGGGACCGTCGCCTGGGGGCAGTTCGCGCGGCTTGGCTACTCGGGCAGCGGGCGGTCGTCGACGACGTGCTTCATGACGAGGGTGGAGGTCAGGCGTTGGACGCCGGGCAGTCTGGCCAGGCGCTGGTCGTAGAGCTGCTGGAAGGCGGACAGGTCGGTGGTGGCGATGCGCAGGAGGTAGTCGGGCTCGCCGAACAGGCGCTGGGCCTGGAGCACGTGGGGAACGGCGGCCACTGCCTCCTCGAAGGCGGTGACGGTGTCGCGGCCCTCCCAGCGCAGCGTGGCGAAGACGAGGGCTTCGAAGTCGAGGCCGACGGCGGCCGGGTCCACGACGGCGCGGTAGCCGCGGATCGCGCCTGCTCGTTCGAGGTCGCGCAGGCGGCGGTGGCAGGGAGACACACTCAGCTGCACGCGGGCGGCGAGCTCGGTGACCGTGAGACGGCCGTCCAACTGCAGCTCGGTAAGAATCTTCCGGTCCAAGGCGTCCATGGGGAAGATTCTCCCTCAAGAAGCGCGATCATGAGGTAAATGCGGAAACATTTTCGGGCAGATCAGACCTAACCTTCCCCTCATAGCGCAGAACGCGGAACGTGAGAGAAGGACCGGTCCATGGACACGACGACACTGGCGGCTTTCCTGGCAGTGGATCTCCTGCTGGTGTTCACCCCCGGTGCGGACTGGGCCTATGCGATCGGGGCGGGGCTGCGGGACCGGTCGGTCGTTCCGGCGGTCGCGGGGCTGATAGCCGGGTACGCCGGATACACGCTGCTCGCGGTCGCGGGTCTGGTGGTGATCGTGGCGAGCTCGACGACCCTGCTCACCGCGCTGACCGTCGCGGGGGCGGGCTACCTGGTGTGGCTCGGCTGCAGCGTGCTGAGGCAGCCGGCCACGTTGACGGCCTCCGGTGCGGCCGTGGGCTCGTCCCGCTTGCAGATCATGCTCAAGGGGGCCGGTACCAGCGGCCTCAACCCGAAGGCGTTGCTGCTGTACTTCTCGCTGTTCCCGCAGTTCATCGACCCGGCGACGGGCTGGCCGGTCGCCGCGCAGACGGGATTGCTCGGCACGCTGCACATGGCCTCGTGCGCCGTCGTCTACCTCGGCGTCGCCGTGCTCGCCCGGACCGTTTTGAAGACCCGGCCGTCCGCGGCCCGGGCGGTCACCCGGTGCTCCGGCGCCATGATGATCGTCATCGGTGCGCTCCTGCTGGTGGAAAGCCTGGCAGGCTGACGGGCCCGCCTCCCCCCTCCCGTTCCCCACCGTGATGTCCGCGGGAGGAGAGCACCGTGATACCCGCGGGAGTCGAGCACCTGGAAGATCAGCACTCTGACGACGGCTGCTCCAGGGCCGGTTACCGGTTGACGAAGGTCATGCTGGCCTCGTCGTACCGCGTACCGGCGATCCGGGCGGCCGGCGCCGTGGCGTCGATCGCGGCGAGTTCTTCGGCGGTCAGCTCGATGGCGAGCGCCCCGAGGTTCTCCTCCAGGTACTTCACCCGGCGCGTTCCGGGGATCGGTACGACGTCGTCCCCGCGGTGCTGCACCCAGGCCAGCGCGAGCTGTCCGGCGCTGACGCCCTTCTGCGCGGCGAGCGCGTCCAACTGCTCGACGATGGCCAGGTTCTGGTCCAGGTTGCCGTCGGCGAAGCGCGGCTGGCTGCGGCGCAGATCGGACTCCGGAAGGCCCTTCACCGAGGTGTAGCGGCCGGTCAGGAAGCCGCGTCCGAGCGGCGAGAACGGCACCAGGCCGATGCCGAGTTCGCGGCACACCGGGGCGATCTCCTGCTCCAGATCGCGGGTCCACAGCGACCACTCGCTCTGCAGCGCGGCGATCGGATGCACCGCATGCGCCCGCCGCAGGGTCGCCGCGCTCGCCTCGGACAGCCCGAGGTGCCGCACCTTGCCCGCCGCGACGAGTTCGGCCATCGCACCGACGGTCTCCTCGATCGGTACGTCGGGGTCGACGCGGTGCTGGTAGTAGAGGTCGATGTGATCGACTCCGAGCCGGCGCAGCGATGCGTCGCAGGCCTCCCGCACGTAGGCGGCATCGCCACGGATCGCGGTCGGCTCACCGAGCCGGTTGGCGAACCCGAACTTCGTCGCCAGCACCGCCTCGTCCCGCCGGCCGGCAATGGCGCGGCCTATCAGCTCCTCGTTGTGCCCCGCTCCGTAGAAGTCGGAGGTGTCCAGCAGGCTGACACCGAGGTCGAGCGCCCGGTTGATGGTCGCGATCGACTGCGCGTCGTCCGATTCCCCGTACCCATGGCTCATC includes:
- a CDS encoding VOC family protein, producing the protein MDWKLELVPIPVADVERAKHFYGEQLGFAVDHDMCVGDAVRVVQLTPPGSGCSIVIGAGDGVAEGEPGSVQGLQLVVSDIAAARAQLVERGVAAGPVQHVEGGAMADGPGGAWNSFVYFSDPDGNGWALQERPSDG
- a CDS encoding TetR/AcrR family transcriptional regulator, with the translated sequence MTTPPSRRRAPGMSVEQRRAMIVAAALPLVAEYGAAVTTGQIARAAGIGEATIFRAFKDKDEVLDACVAEAIGTDHVLRELASVSLDEPLAVRLTEAAEALRAHMERMGTVIGALHASGHRRGREPGPGARDGDRPPRDGRTESALALRNAVVELLEPDRDAFRLSAEKVASAFLGLLFTRLQTPMPEADAPLTPDELIDVLLHGTLHHSGRA
- a CDS encoding VOC family protein; amino-acid sequence: MTVTLNHTIVPTADHRAAAHFFASVMGLPELPPAGRQGHFAPVRVNETLTLDFMTVPGADGHHLAFDVDPETFDGILTRLQAAGIPYGNNPAAPDNGRTDHQLCARALYFRDGSHNLYEVMSRDEG
- a CDS encoding Lrp/AsnC family transcriptional regulator; amino-acid sequence: MDALDRKILTELQLDGRLTVTELAARVQLSVSPCHRRLRDLERAGAIRGYRAVVDPAAVGLDFEALVFATLRWEGRDTVTAFEEAVAAVPHVLQAQRLFGEPDYLLRIATTDLSAFQQLYDQRLARLPGVQRLTSTLVMKHVVDDRPLPE
- a CDS encoding LysE family translocator, with the translated sequence MDTTTLAAFLAVDLLLVFTPGADWAYAIGAGLRDRSVVPAVAGLIAGYAGYTLLAVAGLVVIVASSTTLLTALTVAGAGYLVWLGCSVLRQPATLTASGAAVGSSRLQIMLKGAGTSGLNPKALLLYFSLFPQFIDPATGWPVAAQTGLLGTLHMASCAVVYLGVAVLARTVLKTRPSAARAVTRCSGAMMIVIGALLLVESLAG
- a CDS encoding aldo/keto reductase translates to MTTMNIPSRRLGELVVSAQGLGCMGMSHGYGESDDAQSIATINRALDLGVSLLDTSDFYGAGHNEELIGRAIAGRRDEAVLATKFGFANRLGEPTAIRGDAAYVREACDASLRRLGVDHIDLYYQHRVDPDVPIEETVGAMAELVAAGKVRHLGLSEASAATLRRAHAVHPIAALQSEWSLWTRDLEQEIAPVCRELGIGLVPFSPLGRGFLTGRYTSVKGLPESDLRRSQPRFADGNLDQNLAIVEQLDALAAQKGVSAGQLALAWVQHRGDDVVPIPGTRRVKYLEENLGALAIELTAEELAAIDATAPAARIAGTRYDEASMTFVNR